AATTGTGTAATGATGCTAACATTTTTAGGGGTGTGTGTATGatctttcaaaaaaataaaaggtagtttgtgtaaataaatgaTACTTTGGtgggtgtatgtataattataaaaaaagataggaataatttgtttaaatagaCCATAGATCAAGAAGTGCAAATGTAATTATCACTTATAATAAACGGCCATTGACCAAGTTATACTAAAAGATTTTGTAAAATACTGTAAAATTGTAATGCTGCCCTGTTCAATCAAGTCAACTCAAATAAATCCACAAACGACACTCTAATTTATTGTTGGCTCGAATTCCACACTTCAAAAGTTAAAACAATGAAGTGTGTGTTGGGAGAAAATATGTATCATTAAGGTCTTAACCCAACAGTTAcggttaaaattttataaataaatttgagattaTAAGTTTGAATCCCATTAAACGtgtaactatttatttattttatataaatttattataatttatttcataatagtTGGGAGACTGCAGTTTGTAGAAGGAAATTTGGAGGGGCGTGTGGTGCAGCAGTAGACAAGTAGCAATAATTGTTGGTGCAGTGGAGATTAGTGATAATTAGAGATTAATTAAGCAAATTAGTGAAGACCACATAAGCGTAATTATCATATCTATTGACTCGCTAATTAATTAGGCAAATTGGTGACACATTATGTTCTTGAACTAATTAGATGGCTACAGCccactaataaataaattaattgtttacaAAATTCACTACCGAAATTACCCGAAAAAACGCCTTTTTAAGTTGTGGGTGGgtgggttgggggggggggttcagtagatataattgtttatatatattatttaagtgcTTCAGTGCCCAAATTAAAGGGCTACTAATTTCCAATTATGGTGGGTCCCatgttttaattaaagtttaattAGATCTCTATCCAATTAATCCAGCTTGGTCTCGCCATTCGGCCGCCGACAATTAATACAAGAATTTGATCCGACGACATTGTATTCGATATATGTTCttgtagtaatttattttttcatttaaattatattatttacattgaaATCATTAATGATGTACGTAAGGTTACGAACATTTCATACTTAAAATACTGATTGGAGTAAAGAAATAGTATCTAACAGAAGTGTTTGATAGTTGAATGTATTTAacgatataattaataataattataaaaagtaaaaaaaaaatcaaatactcaTGACCAAAATTTTTGCATCATCACGATGAAGATTTCATAGAATTTTGTAgcaatatatacttattttgttttttcatgtCTTTGACAAATTCTGATTCTGAGTGTATAATGAAATGTAGAGTTGGGTTGGACAAAAGCGTTAATTTTGTCCGGACAACAAATTTTTGAAGCCCAAATCCTCCTTCTGGTTGGGCCCCGACAGTAACGTAATGGTTAGGAAAGGAGGCCTTCATGTGAAATCATCTAGTTTCTGAACACATATGTATATTGactatttcagaaaatatgaaattaatattactaaccaataataaataattctttttgataattaaaaaattaaattataattatgaagataagattttgaataaagaaaaaataaatatttaatatatttaagtagaAGTGTTTCGACCAATGATATTTTTGCttgtcaattaaaaaaatataaaattatcaaaaattagtatttgatcaaaattagCTTAATCGttgtgttgtatatatatatatatatatatatatatagatatctACTTCTTTTATagggaaaataattattaattaagcgATCAAAATGGCAAGTAATATACAAAGATTCACATTCCCAACATTTCCATGATCAAAGAATCCCTCCAAACATCCAAGAACTCTAACCCGTGTACTAATTGGGCCATCACTATTCACTCGCACAACAAATGATCCAACAAAAAACACAACACTCAACTCCAAACCTACGGCGGACGAACATAAGCTATAATAGTGAAAAGCGTCTGAGCCACCGTCAGAGCCAGCAGAACAAAAGCAGCCAACGCCGAGATGAAAGACCACGGCGTGTTGAAATAAGTGTACTTGAAGCTCGCCCAATGGACATGCCAATGGTTCCTGTAATAGTGATTCACCTCATTGAACAGCTCCGACAGATAACACATGTCGATGTCGAACGACACGTCCTTTCCCATATTGTTTATGAACCTCGCAACCTCGGCATCCGCCCCGAAATAATTCTCTATAATGTTCCTATCACACAGATACTCCACATCCTTGGCGGTGTTGATCAAACAGTCCAACAATGTCGCGTACGTGGTCATATGCTTGGAGCAGTCCCTGTGGCATTGCTCGTAAGCCACGCAGTTGAGCAAGAACGAGCTCATGAAATCGTCGATGGTTATCGTCGGCATTTCCATCACACCCCGACTGAATTTTATTACTAAGAAGCTTTCTTCTGATCCGGGTTTTAATCTGATTCCAGCCCGCCGGAGCTTGGAGATGCATTGGATTACGtgggtgtttgtgtatttgCTCTGGGTGGGCTCCTCGTACCCGTCGGGGATGAAACTCGTCCGGAGCAAGTCGAGGAGGTGCTTGGGTGTTGGGTTTTGGAATTTGTTCACGAATTCGTCGGATCTTTGGAGGGCGTTATTGAAGAATTTCAATGTCAAATTGGATAGAGAGGGACCCGATTCTTCACCCGGCATTCGGGTTAGGTCAAACAAGCATTGCAGGACGAAAAAGGGGATCTGATTTTCGAGCCGGATCAGATCCCTCAAGAAAAAGGAGTAGACCCATGACATCGAGAGCAGAGGATCATCAGCTTCAAACGGGACAACCCCTCCGAATTTCCTGAACAGCTCGATCACGAAACACCCATCAAGAACCAACATCTCGATGAACTCGTCGCCGGAAAAATGGATAGTCGCCGAGTAGCACTCCCTAGCTTCGGCTTCCAGCGGCTGAGCTGCTCGCAAGAAATCCTCCAAGCTCAACCCTTTGTCTGCCTGCTGCGTTCGCTTCAACAGAGTGCCCAAGAATCTCCACTTGTGCTCTTCGATCATCCTGAGGCGGGGGTCGCCGTGGTGGAATGGCCCGACGGAGACTATGTGCGGCTGATAGCAGCGCCCGTTGATGTCGATCAGGCTCTGAGGAACCTTGAAGATGCAGCAAGAGC
This DNA window, taken from Sesamum indicum cultivar Zhongzhi No. 13 unplaced genomic scaffold, S_indicum_v1.0 scaffold00165, whole genome shotgun sequence, encodes the following:
- the LOC105179539 gene encoding UPF0481 protein At3g47200 is translated as MGDNPIEDDRKDEHVVKIWQVNKERLTRMQQKIADTPRILSRSAGKSSCCIFKVPQSLIDINGRCYQPHIVSVGPFHHGDPRLRMIEEHKWRFLGTLLKRTQQADKGLSLEDFLRAAQPLEAEARECYSATIHFSGDEFIEMLVLDGCFVIELFRKFGGVVPFEADDPLLSMSWVYSFFLRDLIRLENQIPFFVLQCLFDLTRMPGEESGPSLSNLTLKFFNNALQRSDEFVNKFQNPTPKHLLDLLRTSFIPDGYEEPTQSKYTNTHVIQCISKLRRAGIRLKPGSEESFLVIKFSRGVMEMPTITIDDFMSSFLLNCVAYEQCHRDCSKHMTTYATLLDCLINTAKDVEYLCDRNIIENYFGADAEVARFINNMGKDVSFDIDMCYLSELFNEVNHYYRNHWHVHWASFKYTYFNTPWSFISALAAFVLLALTVAQTLFTIIAYVRPP